In the Bernardetia sp. genome, one interval contains:
- a CDS encoding TVP38/TMEM64 family protein, whose amino-acid sequence MPFFKSIFQAFQKYARSIGMVILSAMLPILSSTGITVLLLYFENELLLWSFWQWLLLYLGVSLLMGFALMPTTLMAFLTGYFLGLEATPLMVVSYLIAAYIGYNLGLFLEGKNLHKNLLEKPKVHRFLSSLKEKSWRLIILVRLSPVLPFAVTNLVFSTIRFPMKTFLIGSLLGMLPRTLFAIYIGTKAKTLRSLLENKDTVDFPYSEIIVILLTIITVFGVGRMVRNSLKVANESENL is encoded by the coding sequence ATGCCATTTTTCAAATCTATTTTTCAAGCCTTTCAAAAATATGCTCGCAGTATCGGTATGGTAATTTTGTCAGCTATGTTGCCCATTTTGTCAAGTACAGGAATTACGGTATTGCTTTTGTATTTTGAAAATGAGCTTCTATTGTGGAGTTTTTGGCAATGGCTACTTCTATATTTGGGAGTCAGTTTGCTGATGGGTTTTGCACTAATGCCAACAACATTAATGGCATTTCTGACAGGATATTTTTTAGGATTGGAAGCCACACCTCTAATGGTAGTTTCTTATTTGATAGCTGCCTATATAGGTTATAATTTGGGATTGTTTTTAGAAGGAAAAAATCTTCATAAAAATCTTTTAGAAAAACCTAAAGTACATCGTTTTCTAAGCTCTTTAAAAGAAAAGAGCTGGCGACTTATTATCTTAGTTCGGCTTTCGCCTGTGCTTCCATTTGCAGTAACGAATTTAGTATTTTCAACTATTCGTTTTCCAATGAAGACGTTTCTAATAGGTTCTTTACTAGGAATGCTGCCCAGAACGCTATTTGCTATCTACATAGGAACAAAAGCCAAAACGCTAAGAAGCCTACTAGAAAACAAAGACACAGTAGATTTTCCTTATTCTGAAATAATAGTTATTTTACTTACTATCATTACAGTTTTTGGAGTTGGTAGAATGGTCAGAAATTCTCTAAAAGTGGCAAATGAGAGTGAGAATTTGTAA
- a CDS encoding rhomboid family intramembrane serine protease: MPKITPVVKILLILNIGIYALQYFIFGGDNPLQTDQVTELLGLRYFGAETFAPYQIFTHMFLHGSWWHLLGNMYALFIFGPPLETYFNSKKFLALYLIAGLGAAVLHVGVSAWEVNDLEARIIEYKQHPTPAEFNALMIEESAYDRFEGLRGFATNFEENPTNSAMIEKSKTYWADGILYIKKNIPTVGASGAVFGILAAFGIIFANMKLVLLFPPIPIKAKYFVFGYALYEVYAIWQANPTDNVAHFAHIGGFIFGIILVKLWGKGNKPMQWN; encoded by the coding sequence ATGCCTAAAATAACACCTGTGGTAAAAATACTGCTCATTTTAAATATTGGTATTTATGCCCTACAATATTTTATTTTTGGAGGAGACAATCCTCTTCAAACTGACCAAGTAACAGAACTTTTGGGACTTCGATATTTTGGTGCAGAAACGTTTGCTCCGTATCAGATTTTTACACACATGTTTTTGCATGGCAGTTGGTGGCATCTTTTGGGAAATATGTATGCTCTTTTTATTTTTGGACCTCCGTTAGAAACTTATTTTAACTCAAAGAAATTTCTTGCTCTATATCTTATTGCAGGTTTGGGCGCAGCTGTTCTTCATGTAGGTGTTAGTGCTTGGGAAGTAAATGATTTGGAAGCTAGGATTATAGAATACAAACAACATCCTACTCCTGCTGAATTTAATGCTCTGATGATAGAAGAGAGTGCTTATGATAGATTTGAAGGTTTGAGGGGGTTTGCAACCAACTTTGAAGAAAACCCTACTAACTCAGCTATGATAGAAAAGTCAAAAACCTACTGGGCAGATGGCATCCTTTATATCAAAAAAAATATTCCAACTGTAGGGGCATCTGGAGCAGTATTCGGAATTTTGGCAGCTTTCGGAATTATTTTCGCTAATATGAAATTGGTTTTACTCTTTCCTCCTATTCCCATAAAAGCTAAGTATTTTGTTTTTGGGTATGCTCTCTATGAAGTATATGCGATTTGGCAAGCTAACCCAACAGATAACGTAGCTCACTTTGCACATATCGGAGGATTTATTTTCGGAATTATTTTGGTTAAATTGTGGGGAAAAGGAAATAAACCAATGCAATGGAATTGA
- a CDS encoding rhomboid family intramembrane serine protease, whose protein sequence is MDFSERIKYEWNKSDNTLMRVIMINVAVYLLLATVIIIAKFGGVPILGDITAKVFFLPADISDLAFRPWTLLTYGFAHSIGDIFHIVFNMLVLFWFGQIVVSEIGSNRFLGLYIWGILAGAVAFLLLFNFVPYFTDLKNGTVLIGASAGVYAVVVAAGTLLPNVKMNLFLLGEVSLKWIAMGYIILSFVSLAGGNAGGNMAHLGGALIGYLFIVQYRKGNDWSKPIVGVTSFFANLFKRKPKMKAYKGGASSYKADDSNRQKQARAKKSTEEQNQIDEILDKISASGYESLTQKEKQILFQASKK, encoded by the coding sequence ATGGATTTTTCAGAACGAATAAAATACGAATGGAACAAGTCAGATAATACGCTGATGAGAGTTATTATGATAAATGTAGCTGTTTATCTGCTCTTAGCTACCGTAATTATTATAGCGAAATTTGGTGGTGTTCCTATCTTGGGAGATATTACAGCTAAAGTCTTTTTTCTTCCTGCTGATATTTCAGACCTTGCTTTTCGTCCTTGGACGCTACTTACTTATGGGTTTGCACATTCCATAGGAGATATTTTTCATATTGTTTTTAATATGCTTGTTCTCTTTTGGTTCGGACAAATTGTAGTTTCTGAAATTGGCTCAAATCGCTTTTTAGGCTTGTACATTTGGGGAATTTTGGCTGGTGCTGTAGCCTTTTTATTGCTTTTCAATTTTGTTCCTTACTTTACAGATTTAAAAAATGGTACTGTACTTATTGGCGCATCTGCAGGAGTGTATGCTGTGGTGGTAGCTGCTGGAACACTACTTCCAAATGTAAAAATGAATTTATTTTTATTAGGAGAAGTTAGTTTGAAATGGATTGCAATGGGTTATATTATTTTATCTTTTGTTTCCTTAGCAGGTGGAAATGCAGGTGGAAATATGGCACACTTGGGAGGCGCATTGATAGGCTATTTGTTTATAGTTCAATACAGAAAAGGAAATGACTGGAGCAAACCGATTGTAGGAGTTACCTCGTTTTTTGCAAATCTCTTTAAAAGAAAACCTAAAATGAAAGCCTACAAAGGTGGAGCAAGCTCATATAAAGCAGATGATTCGAACCGTCAGAAACAAGCTAGAGCCAAAAAATCAACCGAAGAACAAAATCAGATTGATGAAATTTTAGATAAAATTTCAGCTTCTGGATATGAGTCACTTACGCAGAAAGAAAAACAAATACTTTTTCAAGCAAGTAAAAAATAA
- a CDS encoding PaaI family thioesterase, whose product MEDTKETKQKFFTENKNHDQLIALYNQFNAFAKDNGMSLVVDEIGHAVSEMKIVEKHQSAPGHCHGGVIAGLMDATLGASALSYAFANGKLCATVEFKINYFLPVKLHDEIVAEANLEHTGKRLVHTVCDIKNKKTGKIVAKGIGTFNLYPMNKQTFE is encoded by the coding sequence ATGGAAGATACAAAAGAAACAAAGCAGAAATTTTTCACAGAAAATAAAAACCACGACCAGTTAATAGCACTTTACAATCAGTTCAATGCTTTTGCAAAAGACAATGGTATGTCGTTGGTAGTAGATGAAATAGGACACGCTGTTTCGGAAATGAAGATTGTAGAAAAACACCAAAGTGCACCTGGACACTGTCATGGGGGAGTAATTGCTGGACTGATGGATGCTACGCTTGGAGCTTCTGCGTTGAGTTATGCATTTGCCAATGGGAAACTATGTGCCACGGTGGAGTTTAAAATCAATTACTTTCTGCCTGTAAAGTTGCACGATGAAATTGTTGCAGAAGCGAACTTAGAACATACAGGAAAACGCCTTGTCCATACAGTTTGTGATATAAAAAATAAAAAAACAGGGAAAATAGTTGCTAAAGGCATAGGAACATTCAACCTTTATCCAATGAACAAGCAAACGTTTGAATAA
- a CDS encoding 3-hydroxyacyl-CoA dehydrogenase family protein, with protein MKNIAVIGAGTMGNGIAHVFAQNNHEVALIDISESSLTKGLNTIRKNLDRQVKKGVLSEDEKIATLKRITTYTSLEEGVKGVDLVVEAATENMEIKLKIFENLDKVCDEKTILATNTSSISITRIAGATERPEKVIGMHFMNPVPVMKLVEVIRGYSTSDEITKRIMEMSKNLGKIPVEVSDYPGFVANRILMPMINEAIYSLYEGVAGVEEIDTVMKLGMSHPMGPLQLADFIGLDVCHSILEVLFEGFGNPKYAPCPLLVNMVNAGHKGAKSGSGFYDWSNGMKDLKVANRFKKKTNTAQEV; from the coding sequence ATGAAAAATATTGCAGTTATTGGAGCAGGAACAATGGGAAACGGAATTGCTCACGTTTTCGCTCAAAATAATCACGAAGTAGCTCTTATCGATATTTCTGAAAGCTCACTTACAAAAGGTTTAAATACCATCAGAAAAAATCTTGACCGTCAAGTAAAAAAAGGAGTTCTGTCAGAAGATGAAAAAATAGCTACTCTTAAAAGAATCACAACTTATACAAGCCTTGAAGAAGGTGTAAAAGGAGTGGATTTGGTAGTAGAGGCAGCTACTGAAAATATGGAAATCAAGCTCAAGATTTTTGAAAACTTAGATAAAGTTTGTGATGAAAAAACAATTTTGGCAACAAATACATCTTCTATCTCTATTACTCGTATAGCTGGCGCAACCGAACGTCCAGAAAAAGTAATTGGAATGCACTTCATGAATCCAGTGCCTGTAATGAAATTGGTAGAGGTAATTCGTGGATATTCTACTTCTGATGAAATTACAAAGAGAATCATGGAAATGTCTAAAAACTTAGGCAAAATTCCAGTAGAGGTAAGTGATTATCCAGGTTTTGTAGCAAATCGTATCTTGATGCCGATGATAAATGAAGCTATTTACTCACTTTATGAAGGTGTAGCTGGTGTAGAAGAGATTGATACGGTAATGAAATTAGGAATGTCTCACCCAATGGGTCCATTACAACTCGCAGACTTTATCGGTTTGGATGTTTGTCATTCTATCTTGGAAGTATTGTTTGAAGGCTTCGGAAATCCAAAATATGCTCCTTGTCCTCTTTTAGTAAATATGGTAAATGCAGGACACAAAGGCGCAAAATCGGGTAGTGGTTTCTACGATTGGTCTAACGGAATGAAAGATTTGAAAGTAGCGAATCGTTTCAAAAAGAAAACAAATACTGCTCAAGAAGTGTAA
- a CDS encoding DUF697 domain-containing protein, with product MSQAKVQAEGIVQKHVLWSMGMGAIPIPILDTIAVSAMQYEMLKQVSNLYGFEMSENMGKSLISMIAGGTLVRMGASAVKTIPIIGSFLGGGAMVVLSGASTYAIGSVFIQHFESGGDLFDIDTEKFKNFYKEKFEQGKEYASEMREKAKNSMGGDDEKVKTDLGKKDEPVMEKDPNAPKDGKYEHQFQNKSGENQKPSEPVETKEDEEEKALKEAKIAELNDLKSKGILTEEEYERMKKKIMG from the coding sequence ATGAGTCAAGCTAAAGTTCAAGCTGAAGGTATCGTTCAGAAACACGTTTTATGGTCTATGGGAATGGGAGCAATTCCAATTCCGATTTTAGATACGATTGCTGTTTCGGCAATGCAATACGAAATGTTAAAGCAAGTTTCGAATCTTTATGGTTTTGAGATGAGCGAAAATATGGGTAAATCTCTGATTTCAATGATTGCAGGAGGCACACTTGTTCGTATGGGAGCATCGGCTGTCAAAACCATTCCAATTATAGGTTCATTTTTAGGAGGTGGCGCAATGGTAGTTTTATCTGGGGCTTCTACGTATGCTATCGGAAGTGTTTTTATTCAACACTTTGAATCTGGAGGAGATTTGTTTGATATTGATACTGAAAAGTTTAAGAATTTCTACAAAGAAAAGTTTGAGCAGGGCAAAGAATATGCTTCTGAGATGAGAGAAAAAGCCAAAAACTCAATGGGTGGTGATGATGAAAAAGTCAAAACAGATTTAGGCAAAAAAGATGAGCCTGTGATGGAGAAAGACCCTAATGCTCCTAAAGATGGAAAATACGAACATCAGTTTCAAAATAAATCTGGTGAAAATCAGAAACCATCAGAGCCAGTAGAAACAAAAGAAGACGAAGAAGAAAAGGCTCTCAAAGAAGCCAAAATTGCTGAACTCAATGACTTAAAATCGAAGGGAATCCTTACAGAAGAAGAGTATGAGCGTATGAAGAAAAAGATTATGGGGTAG
- a CDS encoding radical SAM/SPASM domain-containing protein, translating to MNKSQITDGIIYLKTLTFKRFWNGVLLLVSYYVSKITKKNYQKGFPISIAFEPTTTCNLRCPHCPSGLRQFSRPTGNAQDETFKKLLNEVSPYLTYLIFYFQGEPYINKHFLDWVKLAHQKNIYTATSTNAHYLTEEIAEKTVLSGLSRLIISLDGAEQETYQKYRIGGNIDKVWKGIENVVKYKKKHKSKTPFIMLQFIVFKHNEHEIEKIKSIGKELGIDKVAIKTAQIYDYENQTDFIPENGKYSRYEKQSDKVILKNDLENSCWKMWHSCVVTWDGKVVPCCFDKDATHHLGDLSTYSFTEIWQNETYSAFRNSLLQSRKEIDICQNCTEGTKVWA from the coding sequence ATGAACAAAAGCCAAATTACAGATGGAATAATTTATCTCAAAACACTTACTTTCAAACGATTTTGGAACGGTGTTTTGCTTTTGGTAAGTTATTATGTTTCCAAAATTACTAAGAAGAACTACCAAAAAGGATTTCCGATAAGTATTGCCTTTGAGCCTACTACCACCTGTAATTTGCGCTGCCCTCATTGTCCATCTGGACTTCGACAGTTTTCTCGCCCTACTGGAAATGCACAGGATGAAACGTTCAAAAAATTGCTAAATGAAGTTTCTCCTTATCTGACTTATCTGATTTTTTATTTCCAAGGAGAACCGTATATCAATAAGCATTTTTTGGATTGGGTAAAACTTGCCCATCAGAAAAATATTTATACGGCTACTTCTACCAATGCCCATTATTTGACAGAGGAAATTGCAGAAAAAACAGTTTTGTCTGGACTCTCTAGACTCATTATTTCCTTAGATGGGGCAGAACAGGAAACCTATCAAAAATATAGAATTGGAGGAAATATCGATAAAGTATGGAAGGGCATTGAAAATGTAGTTAAATACAAGAAAAAACATAAGAGCAAAACACCTTTTATTATGCTTCAATTCATTGTCTTCAAGCATAATGAACACGAAATTGAAAAAATTAAATCTATCGGAAAAGAACTAGGAATTGATAAAGTAGCCATCAAAACGGCTCAAATTTATGATTATGAAAATCAGACAGATTTTATTCCAGAAAATGGAAAATATAGTCGCTATGAAAAGCAAAGTGATAAAGTAATTCTGAAAAATGATTTAGAAAATAGCTGTTGGAAAATGTGGCATTCGTGTGTGGTTACGTGGGATGGAAAGGTAGTTCCTTGCTGTTTCGATAAAGATGCAACACATCATTTGGGAGATTTATCAACCTATTCTTTTACTGAAATTTGGCAAAATGAAACTTATTCAGCTTTTAGAAATTCATTACTGCAATCCAGAAAAGAAATAGATATTTGTCAGAATTGTACAGAAGGAACGAAGGTTTGGGCTTAG
- a CDS encoding RsiV family protein, with translation MKKNSYFFMFFMLVLFVSCGKTATNSETPNDTTTQIQETQQIQNVADEIKKIEFEIFSDSGTVELVAGEEGSPAASFKEQILVVTEVPSQTNLETIQAVLQKKQDYSGDAKQALAKKKKNYLEGYIEMNSEEVIGMSAEWYRDLQVSVIFNDNYFTTIAFYLDEYGGGAHPYYTTSFINLDLKNSKQIKLSDIFDENSQTKLKDKMLEKASEIAKKEGVNSLEDYGFFVEEISPTENFAIIEKGIEFSYNRGEITPHVMPSPVFFFTWQELESIVNTDSPIRILMK, from the coding sequence ATGAAAAAAAATAGCTATTTCTTCATGTTTTTTATGTTAGTATTGTTTGTCTCTTGTGGCAAAACGGCTACAAATTCAGAAACTCCAAACGATACAACCACTCAAATACAAGAAACACAACAAATACAAAATGTTGCTGATGAAATCAAAAAGATTGAGTTTGAAATTTTTTCAGATAGTGGAACGGTTGAACTCGTGGCAGGAGAGGAAGGCTCGCCAGCAGCATCTTTCAAAGAGCAGATTTTGGTAGTTACAGAAGTTCCAAGTCAAACAAACCTAGAGACAATTCAAGCTGTCTTACAGAAAAAACAAGATTATTCGGGCGATGCAAAACAAGCCTTAGCCAAAAAGAAAAAAAACTATCTTGAAGGCTATATAGAGATGAACTCGGAAGAGGTAATAGGGATGTCTGCCGAATGGTATAGGGATTTACAAGTATCAGTAATTTTTAATGATAATTATTTTACAACCATTGCATTTTATTTGGATGAGTATGGAGGTGGAGCGCATCCTTATTATACAACTTCATTTATCAATTTAGATTTAAAAAATAGTAAGCAAATCAAACTTTCTGATATTTTTGATGAAAATAGCCAGACTAAGCTCAAAGATAAAATGTTAGAAAAAGCCTCTGAAATTGCTAAAAAAGAAGGTGTAAATTCATTAGAAGATTATGGCTTTTTTGTAGAAGAAATCAGTCCCACAGAAAACTTTGCTATTATTGAAAAAGGAATTGAATTTTCATATAATAGAGGCGAAATTACTCCACACGTAATGCCTTCCCCTGTATTTTTCTTTACTTGGCAGGAACTAGAAAGTATTGTAAATACAGATTCGCCTATACGTATTTTGATGAAATAA
- a CDS encoding DUF3298 and DUF4163 domain-containing protein: MKTRKFPHLLSVFFTFVFYSLFFSSIYAQKPQTTDYCHFTGTINGNLPIVMDLIQDGREYSGSYYYKKYNIPINLQGKVNDKGEIELFSMDNEGEKIEFIVGKISHNTFVGNWQNKDKTKTLSVSLVEDYSKSIHFEFISIKDSIKLFKNRKETPQATFSSVIVEVKQVPQGSNLSKIQDILKKYQSYQEKGQPIKSTRQMLEESKKSFFKEYLEVNQGAEEEYLYAANWANESKAEVVFNDKHFATIAFSNYMYMGGAHGMFGETYLVIDVKNGKEIKLDDIFDQQAIATLEKKMIKKAYEYTGFENPVSLQDAGYLVDKIEASDNFSLNAKGITFVYQPYEIAPYAAGMPSFLFTWEELKDLVKTDSPVHSLMQ, from the coding sequence ATGAAAACAAGGAAGTTTCCTCACTTACTATCTGTATTTTTTACTTTCGTTTTTTATTCGTTGTTCTTTTCTTCTATTTATGCTCAAAAGCCACAAACAACAGATTATTGCCATTTTACAGGAACAATAAATGGAAACTTGCCCATCGTAATGGATTTGATTCAAGATGGAAGAGAATATTCTGGTAGTTACTATTATAAAAAATATAATATTCCAATAAATTTGCAAGGCAAAGTAAATGATAAAGGCGAAATAGAACTTTTTTCAATGGACAATGAAGGCGAAAAAATAGAGTTTATTGTAGGAAAAATAAGCCACAATACGTTTGTGGGAAATTGGCAGAACAAAGACAAAACTAAAACGTTGTCTGTTTCATTGGTTGAAGATTATTCGAAGAGCATTCATTTTGAATTTATTTCTATAAAAGACAGCATAAAATTATTTAAAAATAGAAAAGAAACGCCTCAAGCTACTTTTTCAAGTGTGATAGTTGAGGTAAAACAAGTACCACAAGGGAGTAATCTATCCAAAATTCAAGATATTCTCAAAAAATATCAGTCGTATCAAGAAAAAGGGCAACCTATTAAATCTACTAGACAAATGCTTGAAGAGAGCAAAAAATCGTTCTTTAAAGAGTATTTGGAGGTAAATCAAGGTGCAGAGGAGGAATATTTGTATGCTGCTAACTGGGCAAATGAAAGCAAGGCAGAGGTAGTTTTTAATGATAAGCATTTTGCTACCATAGCTTTCTCAAATTATATGTATATGGGAGGAGCGCATGGAATGTTTGGTGAAACTTATCTTGTGATTGATGTGAAAAATGGAAAAGAAATCAAGCTAGATGATATTTTTGACCAACAAGCTATCGCCACACTAGAAAAGAAAATGATAAAAAAGGCATACGAATATACTGGTTTTGAGAATCCTGTTTCGTTGCAAGATGCAGGCTATTTGGTAGATAAAATAGAAGCTAGTGATAATTTTTCATTGAATGCAAAGGGAATAACATTTGTGTATCAACCTTACGAAATTGCACCGTATGCAGCAGGAATGCCCTCATTTTTATTTACTTGGGAAGAACTCAAAGACCTTGTAAAGACAGATTCTCCAGTACATTCTCTAATGCAATAA
- a CDS encoding class I fructose-bisphosphate aldolase, whose product MVHTANLSTDRISELLGQDSETLLNFSTPAISKERLHVPSPDFVDKIFANSNRNPQVLRSLGQLYGSGRLAGTGYVSILPVDQGIEHTGGASFAPNPDYFDPENIVKLAIEGGCNAVATTYGNLALMSRKYAHKIPFIVKINHNELLTYPNKFDQVMFGSVEEAWNLGAVAVGATIYFGSEESTRQIQEVAAAFERAHELGMATILWCYARNSSFKKDGTDYHVAADLTGQANHIGVTIQADIIKQKLPENNGAFNNISFAKTHKKVYSDLSSENPIDLCRYQVANCYMGRIGLINSGGASSGASDMAEAVKTAVINKRAGGAGLISGRKAFQKPLNEGVELLHSIQDVYLNNEITIA is encoded by the coding sequence ATGGTGCATACAGCAAACCTTTCTACTGACCGTATTTCTGAACTTTTAGGTCAAGATTCTGAAACACTTCTCAATTTTTCTACACCTGCTATTTCAAAAGAACGTTTGCACGTTCCTAGTCCAGATTTTGTAGATAAAATCTTTGCTAACTCAAACCGTAATCCACAAGTATTGCGTAGCTTAGGTCAGCTTTATGGCTCTGGTCGTTTGGCAGGCACAGGGTATGTTTCTATTCTTCCTGTTGACCAAGGTATCGAACACACAGGAGGCGCATCTTTTGCACCTAACCCAGATTATTTTGACCCAGAAAACATTGTAAAACTAGCGATTGAAGGAGGTTGTAATGCTGTTGCAACAACGTATGGAAACCTTGCTTTGATGTCAAGAAAATATGCTCACAAAATTCCTTTTATCGTAAAGATTAATCATAACGAACTTCTTACATATCCAAATAAGTTTGACCAAGTGATGTTTGGTTCAGTAGAAGAAGCGTGGAACTTAGGCGCAGTAGCTGTAGGAGCAACTATCTACTTTGGTTCGGAAGAATCTACACGTCAAATTCAAGAAGTAGCTGCAGCCTTTGAAAGAGCACACGAACTAGGGATGGCAACTATTCTTTGGTGTTATGCTCGTAATAGTTCATTCAAGAAAGACGGAACAGATTACCACGTAGCTGCTGACCTTACAGGGCAAGCAAACCATATCGGTGTAACTATCCAAGCAGACATTATTAAGCAAAAACTTCCTGAAAACAACGGAGCTTTTAATAATATTAGCTTTGCAAAAACTCATAAGAAAGTATATTCAGACCTTTCTTCTGAAAATCCTATCGACCTTTGTCGTTATCAAGTAGCTAACTGTTATATGGGCAGAATTGGTCTTATCAACTCTGGTGGTGCTTCTTCTGGAGCTTCTGATATGGCTGAAGCAGTTAAAACGGCTGTTATCAATAAGCGTGCTGGTGGTGCAGGTCTTATTTCTGGACGTAAGGCATTCCAAAAACCTTTAAACGAAGGTGTAGAACTTTTACACTCTATTCAAGATGTTTATTTGAACAACGAAATTACGATTGCGTAA